One genomic region from Litoribacterium kuwaitense encodes:
- a CDS encoding SAM-dependent methyltransferase produces the protein MVNVITKQETPSEVDKFKNKAEKFMAKLPYREKPYSGRNWGHSWHSLCSYHGKLKPAIAHFLIKEFTEEGQTILDPMSGVGTIPFEACLQGRIGIGNDLSEMAYAVTRAKLEITNKEKVERILTELEDYIGKNTVEYPADDIPYSDFGLNGKVPEYFDPKTYSEIIAARKFFIEREITSPEEAFIFSCFLHVLHGNRPYALSRNSHPLTPYAPTGESIYKKVITHIKNKIELSYKKGEWDNFAEGQTIFGDLFDLPEKVNNVDAIITSPPFFDSIRFYSSNWLRLWLSGWEPEDYKNAEMRFLEGKQKRDINIYIEFFKICSNLLKDNGKVILHLGKSKKCDMATELAKLATKYFQVVYVGDEDVESLEKHGISDKGSTTAHQFLFLIKN, from the coding sequence ATGGTAAACGTAATAACAAAACAGGAGACACCTTCTGAAGTAGATAAGTTTAAAAATAAAGCTGAAAAGTTCATGGCAAAATTGCCATACAGAGAAAAGCCATATAGTGGCCGTAACTGGGGGCATTCATGGCACTCATTATGTTCATATCATGGAAAATTAAAACCTGCTATAGCACACTTTCTAATTAAAGAGTTTACCGAAGAAGGTCAAACAATTCTTGATCCAATGAGCGGTGTAGGTACAATACCATTTGAGGCGTGTTTACAAGGTAGAATAGGGATTGGAAATGATTTAAGTGAAATGGCGTATGCTGTAACTAGAGCAAAATTAGAGATTACAAATAAAGAGAAGGTTGAAAGAATATTAACAGAACTTGAAGACTATATTGGCAAGAACACGGTAGAATACCCTGCTGATGATATTCCTTATTCCGATTTTGGTTTAAATGGAAAAGTACCTGAATACTTTGACCCCAAAACATATTCAGAGATTATAGCTGCTCGAAAGTTTTTTATAGAGAGAGAAATAACATCTCCAGAAGAAGCATTTATCTTCTCATGCTTTTTACATGTTCTACACGGAAATAGACCATATGCTCTATCTAGAAATTCTCATCCCCTTACACCATATGCACCTACAGGGGAGTCTATATATAAAAAAGTGATTACTCACATTAAAAATAAAATTGAGCTTTCCTATAAGAAAGGCGAATGGGATAATTTTGCGGAAGGACAAACAATCTTCGGGGATTTATTTGACCTCCCAGAAAAGGTGAATAACGTAGATGCTATCATCACCTCACCTCCCTTTTTCGATTCAATTCGGTTTTATAGTAGTAATTGGTTAAGACTATGGCTTTCTGGTTGGGAACCCGAAGACTACAAAAATGCAGAAATGCGATTCTTAGAGGGGAAACAAAAAAGGGATATAAATATTTATATCGAATTCTTTAAGATCTGTAGTAACCTACTAAAAGATAACGGAAAAGTCATTCTTCATCTAGGTAAATCAAAGAAATGTGATATGGCAACAGAGCTTGCTAAGCTTGCTACTAAGTACTTTCAAGTTGTCTATGTTGGAGATGAGGATGTGGAGAGCCTAGAAAAGCACGGGATATCGGACAAAGGGTCTACCACTGCACATCAATTTTTATTTTTAATCAAAAATTAA
- a CDS encoding HNH endonuclease: MERVYQINIHRESAQKRKLYVDIGGNNKIDSVKVYSKFGHSCFNCGVDLKGETSSIEKPLDHTLPIKYLWPLTTDNATLLCRECNGEKSDKWPSEFYDDDQLKELHRLTGINYDVLKGDPFFNPAAIKKLKQANEVEKLIEKFAHYEDKVIGLRNRIIEHEGFDFFSGANISKAIIERADAAR; encoded by the coding sequence ATGGAACGCGTTTACCAGATCAACATACATAGGGAATCTGCACAAAAAAGAAAACTCTATGTAGATATTGGTGGAAACAATAAAATTGATAGTGTAAAGGTTTATTCAAAATTTGGCCATTCATGCTTTAATTGTGGTGTTGACCTCAAGGGAGAGACATCATCAATTGAAAAGCCTTTAGATCATACTTTACCCATTAAGTACCTGTGGCCATTAACAACAGATAATGCAACGCTTCTTTGTAGAGAATGTAATGGAGAAAAAAGCGATAAATGGCCATCTGAATTTTATGATGATGATCAATTGAAGGAATTGCATAGACTTACAGGAATAAATTACGATGTTCTGAAGGGGGACCCGTTTTTTAATCCAGCTGCTATAAAAAAATTAAAGCAGGCTAATGAAGTTGAAAAGCTGATAGAAAAGTTTGCCCATTATGAGGATAAGGTTATTGGACTGAGAAATCGCATTATTGAACATGAAGGTTTCGATTTTTTCTCTGGCGCTAATATTTCTAAAGCAATTATAGAACGTGCTGATGCTGCAAGATAA